tggaaggtggacaatccctttaaaggagaaggaaagctccaagacagttcattgccaacatattagccacaatagtgcaagccagaatgctatatttattctgcagaatgctttaccatacctgagtaaacagctctagacactgtctctatttgtttattatagcagctgccatataaccttggtgggacatcacttcctgcctgagtctctccctgctaacttatagctctgagctcagattacagcagggatgggagggggagaggagcaaactgagcatgctcaagccctgccctggaggtttcagctgaaaacaggaagtctgatacagacttcctgttttcagctgaaaacaggaagtctgatacagaagcccatgtgtacacaatagaaggaaagatatgtggtgtttcttttgacagaggactcagagcagcattactctgaggtttactggtgtacttatatagacctttctgataaagcttacttcattttagcctttccttctcctttaatgcagtccTTGCagaccagtgcagagcaacagaacattatattttaactactttgatacactttaagtttttggtgttacagttcatTCAGTGCATGGTTTTTGCGAACTACTATTTTTGAACATTTGCTATTTTAACTTTCAGGTTTGTTTCACGTTCCACTTTTGATCCTGTTAGTGGTCCTGTAGAACAATGGCGAAAGGTGATAAAGTCGCAATCTTATCTGAAGATGAGGAGGACCAAAAAAGGAAGTATGTACTTGCTGATCCTTTTAACGGCATCTCAAATGACACTGACCATAACCATGCTGGATCCACTGGACCCCCTCAAGCTGCTGAGACAATGTCTACTGCTGAACAAGATATCGACTGGCTAGAAAGACACTGTATCAAAATTAATAATGATCTACTTATTTCTAAAGTCTTCTACTTCTTTTTCTACTCTGCATATGGATCCCTCTATCCGCTATTACCTCTTTACTACAAACAACTGGGAATGACACCCACTCAGAGTGGGCTTCTTGTAGGAATTAGGTATTTTATTGAGTTCTGTAGTGCCCCTTTCTGGGGAGTGATTGCTGATCGCTTTAGGAAAGGCAAGATAGTCCTCCTGTTTTCAGTTCTctgttgggttttatttaatttggGAATTGGATTTGTGAAACCAGCAGCACTGACTTGTGTGGCCAATAACCTTGATCCTGTATATCCTACCAACTCCAGCTCAGTGTCCATTTCACCAATCACTGGAATTATTTCAAACTCTACAGGAAACaagaagaaaagggaaatattggaATACTCTAGTTTTAATGGCGATCACATACAACTATACCGTAGTGCTCGAGATATCAATAATGACAGTACTATTAATTTTACAACACAGAGTACAGCCTCGACTATTTCAATTACCACAACTACAGCAGTTGCATTGACTGAAGCGAAGACTCCTGCAGCTGATCAGTATATTTTGGAGTATAACAAAGAAAATGTAGAAACTATTTTCCTGTTACTCTTGCTAGTGGTCATTATAGGAGAGTTTTTTAGTGCCCCGGCTGTTACTATAGTGGACACAGTGACACTACAATATTTGGGCAAACATAGAGATCGATATGGACTGCAGAGAATGTGGGGGTCCCTGGGATGGGGCTTGGCTATGTTGTCTGTTGGTATAGGCATTGATAACACCCATATTGATGTGATCATCGAGGGTATTGGTTGCTTGGATCCATATTATAAAAATTATCGCATTGCATTTATTGTATTTGGTGTCCTGATGACAGTGGCTCTAATTGTCTCTACACAATTTCACTTTCACTATCATCACTTAAAACAAGAAAAAGACAGGAGGGAAGACGTAGAGAACTCAACAGTAGAACCAAGTTCCCAGACTGAATCCTCAGTAAATCAGAATGAAAGAGAGCAGAGGGAAACAAATCGAACCTTTCGATTCTGGGACTTGATCAAAATTATATGCACAGTGCAGTATGGCTCAGTTCTATTTGTGGCTTGGTTTATGGGTTTTGGTTATGGATATGTTTTCACTTTTCTTTATTGGCACCTGCAAGACCTTAATGGGACTACAACATTGTTTGGAATCTGCTCTGTCTTGAGTCACGTGTCTGAACTTACTGCTTATTTCTTCAGCCACAAGTTGATTGAACTTGTTGGTCATATAAGGTAAGAAACCACTGTATGTATCTACCTTTTTCTACTGACATTCATAAAGGGATTCTGGCagttgaaaacatgtttttttcacattcatTCATACAGTGCtttttaatatagttacatagttaagatgggttgaaaaaagacctaagtccatcaagtacaaaccttccaaatgaaacccagcgcacatacctacacacacacactgaaactatgtttaccaatatctatattgattgtagattttattatcacaatagccttgaatattatgcttgtccaagaaataagCCAAGCCCTTCTTAAAGGTGTTAGCAGACATCACAACATcaactggcagtgcattccacaaccttactgtcttcactatgaagaaccacctacattattacaaattaacattattttcctctagtctaaaggggtggcctttggtCCAATGAtctattttatggaaaaatagatctcccgcTAGCATATTAATGCTATAataccctctaatgtacttataaagagtaatcatgcccCCTTACAGGCTTCTttcctccagagaaaacaaccccaaacttcaCAATCTACCCTcattatttaaatcttccatccacTTAACCAGTTTTGTTACAAGTCTCTGCATTCCCAGCTCATTGATCTTTTTTAAGaattggagtccaaaactgcactgcatactccagatgagaccttccCTGGGACCTATCAAGTAGCACAATTATGTTTCTAttaatctacaaaaaaccctagatccttctcaattaaggaaacccccaacacactgccattagccttctgtgtggtactgtatcaaaagctttagcaaagtccaagtttACAACCACCGCCATTGCAGAGCCGAGGTTCTTCCTCGCcacctcataaaaggcaattcaatTTGTTTGGCAAGATTGGTTGAgcataaaaccatgttggcacaaactcatagtattatgatttgcaatgaagtcaagttttttatcttttagtacctctttgaaaagctttcctatgccagacctcaatgaatcctgaaaaatttagtaaagagatttggcaatcacagagctaagctaaCATTTAGTACCGGATGAATACTATCCTGTCCCCAAcccttgtttatctttacatgttctagtctcttttgaatttaccTTTGCATGAATCATGCATCATTTGTATTAATAGAATTGGGGCTATTTATAAGGAAATTTCATCACATTGTTCCTtagttgtgtagacagatgaaaactAACAGTTAAGAATCTCTGCTttatttctgttctcatcaaccaactgacccccctctgacAACAAGGGTCCCACCCCATCCTGcttctttttaatatttacatatttaaaaaattattttgggttcattttactccttgctgcagtGCCCTTTTCCATATTGCTTTTATCTTGTCTTGTCTTTTATCTTGATTttattgcatgatttattggcctccttataagtaaacctttaaagcaTATATTTTCTTATCCACCTCAACTGCAACAGTTCTctcaaaccacaaaggttttgctttgcaacgacgtccCTTGTGTACAAGGGAagtatactgacatgtatatttattaaaggaaaactttacccccaaaatgaacacttaagtaacagtttatatcatattaagtaatcttaccaaactggtatatatacttaagtaaatattgtcattttacatctcttgccttgaaccaccaccattttgtgatggtctgtgtgctgcctcagagatcacctgaccagaaatactacaactctaactgtaacaggaagaagtgttgaagcaaaagacagaactctgtctgttaattggctcatgtgacctaacaagcatagtttgtttggcatgtttgtgtgcacagtgaatcgtacaatgccagggggtggcccttattttttaaaatggcaattttctatttatgattacccaatggcacatattactagaaaagtatattattatgaaaatggtttatttacatgaagcagggttttacacatgagctcttttatgcaatatctttttatagagacctacattgtttggggggtatagttttcctttaagcagcattttaaagaaatcccatttttctactgtgtttgaccctgtgAACAGCCTTTCCCAGTTATTATGTTGCAGACATAcccttatactggcaaagtttgcTCATCTAAAGTTTAGCATTTTAGTTTTAACTTAGAGTtatttctgcaacataatctcaaaggaaaccatgttatgatcactagtCCCTAAATTCTCAACCTTGCAAATGGGTTTAGTATCATTAGTTATTACTAGGTCCAAATGAGTGTCATTCCTAGTAGGTTATTGACTATCTGAAACAAAAATTTTTCATTAAGCATATTTAAaaacctgctagctttttctgacttggcaaccccattacctcagtcaatgtctggataattgaagtcacctgtaataataacttgacctagttgtgaagcagcCTCCATTTGTAATAGTAGTTGGGCCTCAAACTCATCATTTATTtgaggtggtttgtagcatacaccaatgataattttcgtTGCAgctttttgcccagtcaaaatctctacccaaagTTATTCCACACCCTCCCCAGAGCTATCCAtgcttaaaaatacaaaataatataagcttcttcatactgaaataagaaattttctaaatataatcagttacaaATGATGTAAtgaaatgtttctgaaataaccaagctAGTCTTGACAATCTGTCTCTCTAAAttatttcttcatgcaggagtcagattttgattgacagttagctctaatacagtACATCATTTGACTGTGGCAAAAATCCTGCACAAACAACTTGAGGATGGATCAGGCCAGGGGTTGAATTTAAGGGCATTACAAATGTATCTGCAGCACTAAGAGCAATAgcaagctctaatacatcttctaggtaaaaggatcAGCCCAAAAGGCTATAGTGAACCCAAATGTCAATCAGATTCTGACTCCTGACACCTTCCTAAAGACAGAATGGGAGAGACAGGTTGCGGAGATGTAGAtagtaaagagtaacttgattattccagaaatggtacaacatttttaattgattatatttagaaaatttcttacaTTCCAATGAAgctcattacattttcatttattgtgaTAATTCCCTTTTAAGTTCTATTCCGCATCTCTCTAGTTTGGACTGTTTTCTGGGTGCTAGGGTCCTTCTTATCATGGCAGTCAGTCTTACAGGAAGATGATTTGAAGAGGGACACATTATCTTAGAATAACAATGCGTGCATCATGCTAAAAACATGTTAACATTTGTATCTCAGGAAGAGGGAAAGTGCAGAATATGCCACCCAACAAAGGcaccaacatttttataaatgggaATATATTGTATGTAAAGAAGAAAGTCTGATTTGAAAGTTCTTTATGTGTTTGAATTTGGTGTGaccaaatgcaacaaaacttCAGGACATCAACAGGTACTTTTGTTTAAAAACATATGCCCCTCGTATGCATTGGCTTTGCATATCATTTGGTTACGCAATGCAACAGAGCTTTTTAGGGCCATGCTATCATTCAGTAGAAGGACAATGACTTCTTTTTGTTTGCAAAATGTCTCCCTCCTCCACAATCCGTGACCTGCCATTATATCTTACCAATCAGATTTTAGCATTCCATACCGTatgaacaaacaaaacaaagcagtAGTTAACATACCATTCCTTACTATCAGAGAAATAATCAGCAGTGCATTGTTGCTTGGTCGTGGCATTCCATAACAATGGAGAAATACTCGGCAGTGCAAATGTTTGGAatgcagaaagttttttttttttagatgattgtatttatttaaagatttagTATTACATTTTATGGACAATATAAGTTACTTCAGctagaatatttttattattgtatcaAAAAACTACCAAGCAGCACATGTGCCAAAGGATAGGGATCTTCAAAGGTTGTGCTTTAATCTGCCAACTGTTTACTCCAAAGTCACATACTTTAATCCATCTGACCAATCAGATTGTGCCATTCCATAGCattgggtaagggcacacctggagattcggggagatttagtctcccgtcgactaatcgtctcttctttggggcgactaatcttctcaAACTGCTTCCCAGAGGAACTGCTTGTGTGTTAGCTATTGTGTTCCTAAAATCTTTGTAAATTTAAATACCTTGTTGCTGTGTTGATACCCTGTTTAGGTATAACCTGGTCTGTTACATCTATTTTTATTACCCTGATACTTTGACTTGGTTAAATGACTTGGAATGTAAGTCTGCTCTAGCTCTTATCCTCCTCTTTGTACAAATGTTTCCACAAGGCCTGGTTTTTACTGCTTCAAATACTGAGGGATCTCAGTTTACTAAGattcaagtttcttttttctgtatttctttaaaactcgaaatatttagatttattaagtgtaaaaaccatgaaaaactgtaatacaaaaatgtaaacGTTTTTGAGgtcctatatatattttatgctagTAATTACCTGGAAAACTTGATTATCTCCAGTgccctttgtttgtttttttaattctatttttatatttggattttttaataactgtcatgattttaaagaattcaacctttgataaatgggcctctgaggggcagatttatcaaaatgtgagagagCGTGCCACCGAAAAACtcacacactttctattcattcctattggatttaaaagcatatttattaatgggtgaaagagtttaccatttgataaatatactaaACATCCCATAGGAAGCAATAGaaagtgtgtgagtttttttttgcgatgagctctaatctcacattttgataaatctgccccttaacgtcCTCCTGTGCCTTGTATATGTCTTTTCAATCTCCTTGTCTAGCAGATGTATCAGAATTATAAACTGACTAAATTACTGCTTAGCAGTCCTTCGAATGAATGCATGCAAGTCATGCAAAAATAAAGGCCACAGACCTAAACTCAGGTTAGAAAGTACTACTGCAAAAAATGTATGATGGAACTAGatgcataaaaaatataacaataacaaaatgCGGCACCCACCCAGAGAGTGAGAAACGGAACAAGAAATAAATCCAACAGCAAACAGTAATTCAATAatattaattcattaatataaGGCTTAGGATAAAAGGTGTACACATTCATACAAACTAAATAGGGGTTGTCCCCATAGGCAACAAGGACTAGCATGTTTGTGTGGACAGTAAAATATCAGGTAGCAGAGTAGGGGCAAGGTCCTACCTAGCCATTATGTATGTTCATTACATTAAATATAGGCTACTATATAATGAATCAAGCAATAATTTAATAAGTGCCTTCAACTAAACCCCATGCAAGAACACATGACTACATTGCATTCACACTCCCTGTACTCCCTTCACTACTATGTACCATGGCCACACAGTTACAGTAGTTAATGATCTGTAGCCTCCAAAAATAGTGATGAGGCATAAAGAAAAGCCATAGTTACTATCCATCAGCAGACAACTGCTTATTAAATTCATTCATTCAGACTTAATGGGGCCTTTTTCTAGTCTGTGCATCCATGTGAATTTCAGCTGGAATTGTCACCCTTGCTTTTCCAGCTTGTTTTGCCTTAGGACGTACAGACTTGCAATAGTTGGTCATTCTTTCCTTACTGTTTACTGCAGAAGGTCAAAACCTTACTTACATGGGCATCTTTCTTGTACAGACATCacactaaaatattttataataataacactAACACACACAAGCTAAGGAAAGTTATAATcattaggggtgccaaatgttaggcacacccccATTAACTATAATAACTTACCTGATACCCGGGGCCAGTGCTTCCGttagcaaaaaaattcaccagtcCAGGATACTTCTGTAGAGCACCATGAAGCGTACTTCTTAATTCACACCTATTACACATGCGCGGTAGACTGGTAAGCCACACTTTAagcaaaaattaaactttttaatgcTACACTATATGCATCTGGGGGGCATCGTACAATGCAAAAGAAGATGATCCACCGTGGTGGGTGCTAACATATGGCAgcccccagtgattttaacttttgttctcctttaagagcaaatatatgcaaatatagtGAGACCCCCCCACTCCTACTTAATATAGTTAAGAAAAAGTGTGAGAGACTAGAAAACAAGAATCTGACATCATTTAGTCCACCAGTGCTGTTCACTTCAACTTACTCTGCAAAATAAGGTATTCCCTTTAATCACCTCCAACTAGAGGAGGAACAGACAGAGGAAATGACTattcatttcacatttttttacagaCAAGTGGTCTGTAGATCTTCTGTGATGTTCTGGTATTTTCTTGCTGCTGAAAgctgttttatgtttttaaactgtttgagcaaaaaaagttctttatttttctgtacaCTGCTCCCGGCTGAAATCACAATGCGGGAAACCACAATGGGGTACATTATTGCCTATGTTTAATTCTGAACACAACCCATTGAGTAAACCCTGTATTTTTAAGGGTGGCTGAAATGTTCTGCTATATTTAGTGTTAGGATTGGCTTAAACtgccatataaatataaaacaacccACAACCAGAATGTTTAAACCAGGTCTTCAGCTCAATCTCCAACAGCAGACAGAAATTATagcccaaaatttaaaaaaactagttACCAGTTCTTTATTAATTGCAGCCTGCTGGCAGCCACAcgcacatttatttatatatatatatatatatatatatatatatatatatatatatatatatatatatatatatatatatatatatattttatatttatattaattacaggtatgggatctgttattcggaaacccgttatccagaaagctatgaattacggaaagactgtctctcatagacttcagaataatcaaataattcatattatataaagttatttcctttttctctgtaataataaaacagtaccttgtacttgatcacaacgaagatataatttatccttactggaagcaaaaccagctttaggtttatttaatctttaaattattttctaataaacttaacgtatgaaaatccaaattatgaaaagatccgttatccagaaaaccccaggtcccaagcattctggataacaggtcccatacctgtatacctttTTGTGTTATTTCTCCTTTATAAAGGGATGAGGCAGTAGGagaaaatttaataatattttattgattgaaTGAGTCAACGGTAGAAAAGCCAAGACTCTGTTTAAAGAAGGGTGAGGCAGTATTTGAAGAGCTAGCATTGGATGAATTGAGGTGACAGGGGGAGAAATGTGAGAGAATAAGAAcatgaaaagctaaatatttgattgaaatggattATAATATTTTGCATATATGTAATTCTTTTACATCTAGCCAATTTACAAATATTAAATCACATAAGTGAGCTGACAGTGAGAGAACAAATGAGGTGACAGTAGGTGAAGGACTCAAGCTTTGTTTTATGGTAGAGATAGCGACAAATGTGAAGAGCTGGTTTTGTTTCATAGGGATGATGTAAGATTTTGCAAATGTGAGGTGGTTGTATCATTGGAGCTGCCATACTAACAGAGGGGAGCTGTAAGAATAGTAAACATTCAGTTTCATGTAGGGCAGGTGAAAGTGGGGAGGTGGCAGTTGGAGAAAAGCTGACCATGTTTTTTTAGGAGAGTGGAGTTGACAGTAGaagaaaatttgtttttacaGTGGGTGAGGTTGAGAATACTGGGAAATGTGTAATGGGTTCAGACAGAGAGAGAAGAACTGAACTCTATATGATAGAGATGAAGTCACATGTTTTGCAGAAGTGAGGTGACATTAGAATAAATCCATGACTATGGAGTGGAGTGAACCAGGGAAAAATCTATTTAAGGGAAAACTTTAGCTTTATTTTAAGGAAGGAGGCAGAGCATAGAGACGAGTATAACGGTATAGCAGAAAAGGTACAaagaatatgtgtatatttactgtacttttctttctttcattgaAGTTTGCTTTCTATTCTGTAAAGTTCTGTtagatgttttaaaaatgaacagtCCTGTGAGCTACAGTTGCCAATACATCATGTGGGTGTGGTGTTTGGGGCATAGCCATATGAATACAGCAAAGAGCCAGAAATTGCCAGCAAGGA
The Xenopus laevis strain J_2021 chromosome 9_10S, Xenopus_laevis_v10.1, whole genome shotgun sequence DNA segment above includes these coding regions:
- the mfsd6.S gene encoding major facilitator superfamily domain-containing protein 6 yields the protein MAKGDKVAILSEDEEDQKRKYVLADPFNGISNDTDHNHAGSTGPPQAAETMSTAEQDIDWLERHCIKINNDLLISKVFYFFFYSAYGSLYPLLPLYYKQLGMTPTQSGLLVGIRYFIEFCSAPFWGVIADRFRKGKIVLLFSVLCWVLFNLGIGFVKPAALTCVANNLDPVYPTNSSSVSISPITGIISNSTGNKKKREILEYSSFNGDHIQLYRSARDINNDSTINFTTQSTASTISITTTTAVALTEAKTPAADQYILEYNKENVETIFLLLLLVVIIGEFFSAPAVTIVDTVTLQYLGKHRDRYGLQRMWGSLGWGLAMLSVGIGIDNTHIDVIIEGIGCLDPYYKNYRIAFIVFGVLMTVALIVSTQFHFHYHHLKQEKDRREDVENSTVEPSSQTESSVNQNEREQRETNRTFRFWDLIKIICTVQYGSVLFVAWFMGFGYGYVFTFLYWHLQDLNGTTTLFGICSVLSHVSELTAYFFSHKLIELVGHIRVLYIGLACNTARYLYISYIENAWTVLPMEVLQGVTHAAIWAACISYLSAAVPPELRTSAQGILQGLHLGLGRGCGAMIGGVMVNFFGAAETFRGIGMACLVILLLFALIQWIAVSQKEEDASMLAERIPVPSSPVPIATIDLVQQQSDHIMPVIHPKLPPKKTKHQEEQEDVSRPAWAISSSPWVVLVFVFYQIKEMVALSKDSSFSENQHLQEDNTNPNYLQITQSSQLARNEESAAQPYVTGPPDIQEHIKPPCPEKNENPTQTDASLPHNNTPLSPAEETGH